GTACTTGGCCAAGACTGTCGTTGACCAGATCCATCCGTTCCAGAATCGCTTTACGCGCATCGTTTAAGTAGGTGGACAGCGCCGCCAGATTCTGATGGCTTTGGTTTTGCAGCAACTCAAAAAACCGCTGTTCATAAGCGGGCAGGCCATCTATCTCCAGCCGTTCCAGTTTGGCAAAGAAGTCCGGTGCGCTGGCAAGGCTCGTGTCCGTGTCGCCCGCGTCCATCGGCCATTGCCGTTTGAAATCGGCAAAGCAGGTTTCTATCGCCTTCTCGCAGCCGCCAATGTCGCGATGGAGCGCTTCGATTTCCGCATTGAGTGCGCGTTCTACCGAAATGGTCACCTTGTCGAGGTTGTCGAGCCGCACTGTATCTGGCTGCTGGGCGAAGCGCTCGTCCAGACCCGACACCTGTCCGGGTGTTAATGGAACGATGGATACGTCCTGCCGGAGAGATGCCAGTTTCTGATTGCTGGTTTTGATCTGCTCAACAATCGAGTCGTGCTTGCGTATTGCCTGGCGGAGATTCTGCTCGGCATCTTCAACACGCTTCTTTTGCTTCTCAATTTGCGCGCTGAGTTGCAGCAAAGTGGTATTGCCCTCACGCGCCTCGCGGATTTGCCGCTCAATGGTGGCGATGCGATCCAGCAAGGGGAGCAGATCGATTTCCTGCCATTGGAGGTTCACCAGCGTCTGGCACTGCATCACTCGTGTTTGCCGGTTTTTGTCCTGCGCGGCGAGTGTGCCGATCTCCCTGCCGAGGCGTGCAATGATGTCAGCCAGCTCCTGTGCCTGCGCTTGGAAAAGCGCAAGTTTTTCGCGGTTGTCAAATCCGAGCACCCAGTTTCGCCGGTCGGAGACACTTCTGCGGTCGTCTTTTTCGTGCCGGGTTTTGTTGTGCTTAACTTGGCCTTCACGGGTGATGGCGCGATCGGCGCTTCTGAACGACTGAATGGAATCGACACATGCGTAATCGAAGCGTTGTCGCAGTTCGGCCTGCAACCAATCGGCATACGCCCCTTTCTTAACATTTAGCTTGAGAACAAGCGAATTGGTGCCGATGGGCTTGGCCTGCCAGCTCTCCGGACGGCCAGTCCGGTAATACACCAAGCGCTGGCCAAGATGGGTGTTGTTGATGTGATTAGCCAAGGCCGCATACTGACGCTCGTCTACCAAAAGCGAGAGTGCAAATCCATGCAATACGCGCTCAATGGCACCTTGCCATTCGGCCTCGTCAGGCTTTACTTCAATCAGTTCGCCCACAAAAGGCAGCGCCGATTCCGAAACCCCGATGGCGGCGGCAATATTTCGGCGCATGTCCAGCATGTCCGCCGGAATATTCGATGGCTGACGCCGCAGTGCCTCCACCTCTTTCACCGTTTGCGAAAACGCGCTTTCGGCATCCTTTTTTTCTCTGTCCAGACGGAATTGCTCGGCGCGGCTATCGTTGCTGTGCTGCTCCCAATTTTCGACTTCCTGCCGTGCGTTGCCCAATAGTTCTGCGAAGGCTTGCGGCGAATCCGGCAGATTCCAGCCCAGCTTCTTGCACGCTTCTTCGGCTTGATCACGTTTGCGCAGACGTTCTATGCGTTGGCCCTCCAGCCCTGATTTTTCAGCCTCCCATTGCTCAATCTGATCACCGCCTGCTTCACGGTGCTGCCGTTCCAAGTCGCGCAAAGTGGTGGAGTGGTTATCCAGAGTACTTTGACACCGTCTTGCTTCACCTTCTGCACCAAGGACTTGTACCTCCAAAGCGGCAAGATACTCCTCAAGCAAAGCCATACGGCGAGTCTCACGGTAGCCATCCACCCCCAGCCGAAGCGCTTCCCGCCCATTGCGCTGCAACATCAAGGAGTCCCTGCGCTGATATTGCTCCCGCGCCGGTGCGAGCGTTTGAACCTGCTCGCGAGCCGTAACGACCGCTTGGTGGGCCGCATTGAGTTCACCGAATTCGCTGACCAAGCGATCCGCCACCTCGAAAGTATCGGGTTTGTCGAGCATGAAATCACGCAGGAAAGTATTGAGGTCGCCGAGATTTTTGGCCGACTGGGTTTTGTGCAGCAAACGCAGCGCCATTTCGCTCTCGATGCCGAGCAAACGACAGAAGCGTTCGCCATAGGGACGGAATTCGTCGCGGGCAAACGCATCAGGGAAGGACTGCTTGAGCTTGCGAATATCGAAGTTGGATTGGCCGAATTCCTCCAGCTCGCGCAAATCAAAGGCGCGCTGCATGACCAGATAGTGGCGTTTGACATCGGCACTGCCGTTTGCATTGCCGCGCAGCCAAAATACCTGAACCAGCACCACAGACTGACCCAAAGCATTTTGATAGGTTAACGCCAAGGCTGACCAAGTTGTTCCGGTGCGCAGGTAGCGGGTGGCGATCTCTCCTGATTCCCCATCTTTCTGTTCGGCCCACGCACCCCGTATATAAGTGACAAGGTTGCGATCCCTGCCGCTGCGATCTTCCTCGCGTGCCGCTGCGTTGAAATCGACCCAGCGCGGCGGCGTCAGTAACGCTGAAAATGCATCGAGCAGTGTCGATTTCCCCGTGCCGGAGCGACCGACAAACAAAAAGCCGCGCTCGCTGATCGGTATGTCATGCAGACCGGAGAAAGTACCCCAGTTGTAAACCTGCAGGTGAGCCATCCGAAACTGTTCACGGGTGAACAAGAAAGCGGTTTGCGTGTTGGGATTCATAAGTCAGCCCCCTCATCATCTTCCGTTTGCACCAATTGTGCCGGCATTTCTCCGGCCGCCATGCACTGATACAAATGCGTCAGCGCTTGTATTTCCTCTGCCGAGAAAAGAAGCTTCAGCGTCGGCGAAATCTCGAAGCGATCCTCGCTTGCGCGAATTTTCTGCAGGATGCTGTGCTTCTTGATCTTCTCAATGGAGGCATGAACCCGTTTCACGAATCCCGCATGGTCGGTATTGGCAGCGCGCTCATAGAGGGAGAGAAATTCCGTGATTTCTTCCGTTGACACCACGGCACGGTCGCCCTGTGAGTCTGCCTGGGACAATCGTTGGCGAAGGTGAAGCAGCAGGATGGAGTCGATGAAGGTCAGTTGGGCGCGACGCAGCAGGAGAGGTACCTCAAGCTCGCCGGTATCTGCCTGGCGCGTAAAGGCTACCTGAACGTCTTTATCGATAACCAGCTCGAGAAACAACTCGGCAAGGCGCTTGCGGATCACCGCTTCGTCGCGCACCAAAATCGGCCAGAGCTTTGAATACCGGCTTCCGTCAAGCGATGGCCCTGCCAGTAACTGCACCAAGACACGCCGGGTATCCAGCGGCAACTCGCCGCTGTCGCCCATAAACAGAGTGTTGGCGGGTGCTGGAGCGGCATCGGGTGCTTGTGCTTCGGCTGGCATTGCCGCTTCGTCATGCTCATCCCAGTTCATTGATCCGCTCCTGCAAAAAGAAAATTTTGGGGATTTTAGCGCTGCGGCGCTTATCGTCGCCACCAACCCAAGTCACGGTTTCACTATGGTCAGCCTTGAATCCATGCCGGCTGCCCAACGCCAGTAGGCCAACGATACTGCCCAACCCCTGCGCCGCAGGGAATTGTTCCAGTACATCGGCAATCGATGCCTGGGAGCGGTGCGCCAAAACGGCACGCACGTTGGCTTTCAGAGTGCGGAAATCAATCTCGGACTGGGCAACCAATTCACTCACAGACGCCAGATCAATAGGCAGCGCATCTCCTTCCGCCATCTGTGTAGGCAATGCTTGCAGGGAGGGGTCATGCAACACCCATTGGGACAAGGAGCGCAAGCGGCTGCTCGTCAGCGCCAGCGTGTACTGAAGGGTTTCTGTGGCCTTGACTTCGTCCTTAAGCGCTAGTGCTGCGCGCTGCGCATCTTTCAGCAAGTGGTTGAGTCGGCGTTGCTCAAGATATTCGCTACTCTGGACGAAATACTTCAGACTGCGCGCGAACGTTTGCAACACTTCATGAACCATGCCGCCTTGTTCGAGAAGGGTGCGCGTGAGCCGGAGAAGGAATCGCCGCTCTTTGGCTTCAAGCTGCCCCACAAATTCCCGCGACATCACGCTATCCAGCGCTTGTTCAAGCGTGGCCGTCTGTTCCGGATCCGTAAGCAGTCGCCAGAAAGCGGAGAAAGTTCTTCCCGCTTCGCTCTCTGAAATCAGATCAATGCCGGCAAACAGCGAATCCAGCACCTCGCCACGGTTGCCATCGTTATCCAGAATACGCTCACGGAGCTCGCGATTGAGTTGCTCGAATTGATCGCGGACGCGGCGAAAATCACCGGCCAGATCGTCGGCCAAGGTGATGATCTCCCGCGTGCGCTCCAATGCTGTTTCATGGTGCAGCACACGCATCTGCCCCTTGTGGATGGCCTCAATCTCCTTGTCGATGCTGGCTTGCTCGGCCATCAGCCGGTCGATGCGGCTGGATTTGTCGGTGTCGGTATCCTCTGCAAGCCGGGCCAAAGCATCGATAACGAGCGTCAAACGGCTTTCGGTCGCGGCAGAGTGCGGCTGTGCCAAACCAGAAGCAAACCGAATGGCTTCAACAGCTGCCGTGGAGAGTTCATATTCTTCTTCCGAAGCACCGGCCGGGAAGCGCCGTTCCAAAAAACCATCGGTGAGCCAGCTGGCAACATACGCCTGTGCCGTTTGTGGGAAGTCTTCACCTCGGGCGCGCAGCTCTTCGAGATCCCTGGCGATGCGTTCGTGAAAAATGGAGGCCGGAAGGCTTCGCTCACTTTCATACAAATGAGATTGAAGCAGGCCAATAACAGTGGGTCCGGTAGTCGAGGCAAGCAGCCGCCACAGCGGCTGCGCCCGCATGCGCCGATAGATCGCGATGGCTTTGTCTGCTTTCACTTCCATGCTCCAAAGTGCGGACATTTTCCGCTACATAATCAATCATACAACCCACATCATATTATGATTATGAGGCCTTTGCAAAACCTCCATCTGTAGCGCATTCCTGCGTGTATGCTGCTCACTCGCTTAGCTTATCTGCTTGATATGTCTGCGCCGCGCTCACTGTGTTGCTACGCCTTGAGCTGTACCCACATCCGGGGGTAAGGATCCCATTATATTTAGAATCAAAAAATTGCATAGTTATATTTTTCAACTTTTGAAAAAACAAATCTCTATGACATGTTGATAATTGAACAATGAGGTAGTTGATTGAGACAGAAACCACACATGCACCGCAGAATGCGTAGCAAGGTTAAATACTGTGCGAGTATTTTTACCGCCGCAGACAGGGATTTTTGACCAAACATAATGTGTGGGAGTTGATCGTGTTGTTTACGCCGGTCGCGTTTCTGTATTTGCTTGCCGCACATGCGCATCGCCCCATGCTTTCAGGGCGAAAATCACCAGGGCGAGGGTTTGGCCGTAGTCGGTCAGGCGGTATTCCACTTTGGGCGGTACTTCGGCATACACGTGGCGCGCAATCAGGCCGTCGCGTTCCAGCTCGCGCAATTGGTTGGTGAGCATGCGCTGGGTGATATTGGGCAGCAGGCGGCGCAATTCGTTGAAACGCAATACGTTTTCCGTGAGCAGGCGGTAGAGGATGACCCCTTTCCATTTGCCGCCGATCAGCGTGAGTGTGGCTTCCACGGTGCAACCGGCGGCACAGGTGAAGCTTTCATGCGGTATTTTCGGCATGTTGGTTCCTTTTTTGACACTATGTGCACGATATGTGCATTCTTGCGGGAATTGCTGTTGCTCATCAAAATACCGGCTCTTTTTCACAAAATCAACAGGAGCCTTGTATGAAAGCCGTCGGATTCAACCATCCTTTGCCCATTACCCAAACCGAATCCTTGCAGGATATCGAGTTGCCCGTGCCGGAATACGGCGAGCAGGATCTATTGGTGGAAGTACAGGCGATTGCCGTGAACCCCGCCGACACCAAAGTGCGTGCCAACGCCACCCCGCCTGCGGGCAGTTGGCGCATTCTTGGCTGGGATGCTGTGGGCGTGGTCAAGGCGGTGGGCGCGCAGGTGAAGGGTTTTTGCACCGGCGATCGGGTGTATTACGCCGGCGCCATCGACCGCCCCGGCTGTTATGCGCAATGGCAGGCGGTGGACGCGCGCATTGCCGCCCATGCGCCCGCCACTTTGGACGACGAAGCGGCCGCCACCCTGCCGCTGACCGCCATCACCGCATGGGAAACGCTGTTTGAGCGCCTGTGTGTCGGCCAAGCCGTTGCCGGCGCCGCACCGGCCATCGTGATCATCGGCGGTGCCGGCGGTGTCGGCTCCATCGCCATTCAATTGGCCCGCGCCTTGACCGACCTTGTGGTGATCGCCACCGCTTCGCGACCGCAAAGCATCGAATGGGTGAAGCAGATGGGTGCACACCATGTGCTTGACCACCGGCAGGCGCTTGCCCCGCAAATTGCGGCCTTGGGGCTGGGGGCACCTGCTTTCGTGTTTTCTACTACGCATACCGACCGCTATCTGACCGACATCACCGACTTCATCGCCGCGCAAGGGCGCATCGCCCTGATTGATGATCCGCAAACGCTGGACATCGTGCCGCTCAAACGCAAAAGCCTGTCCGTGCACTGGGAATTCATGTTTACCCGCCCGTTGCTGCAAACCGCTGACATGGCGCGGCAGCAGGACATTCTGCGGCAAGTGGCGCATTTGGCCGAGCAGGGCAAAATCATCAGCACCCGCACCCGCTCGCTGGGCACCATCAACGCCGCCAACCTGCGCCAAGCCCATGCGCTGCTGGAAAGCGGGCAGGCCATCGGCAAAATCACCTTGTCGGGCTTTTGAAGGCGGCCTGAAAAAACAACCGCCTGCATGATGCCGGGCGGTTGTTGCATTAACTAGGGTCTGTTGATATAGTGGATTAAAATAAGAATGCCGAAGTAGGGTAAAACGATTCTTTAGCATATCGCCCAATTGCAAGTTTGAATGCAGTTATTTCATTTCGGAGTTTTTATTTGAATTCACTATAATTAACGCAACGGTGGTGTTTTGGGTCAAAGTCCCCCATCTGCTGCGTTCAAAATGCTTGCAAAATGGCCAGTCTTACTGCGCTTTTTGTCTGATATGCGCGTTTTTTCCTCAAAAAACTACTTCGCCGGTCGATTGTCAACAGGCCCTAAAAAGTATGCAGCAAATCCTATCAATAAAGAAATTAGAATTGTCGTCGCAGTACCATCCTTTGTGTCAAATCCATTGAACATAATGCCTCCTATACAAAAAACGAACATGAACACAAGCAGAGAAAAAAAATAACGCGACATGATTGCGAACCTCCAACAAGTACCTTTTGTAGAATTTTATCAATCAGATAAATTGAGTATCTTGCTCAATGGCACATGCATATCGACCTCTCTTGTCAGAAAAGGCAGCATGCTGCCGCATACTGGCCTTTTCTGTTGATGGAAAGTTGCACACTTGTTGGGCGAATGCCAGCTTATTTCACAACAGGCAGTCTGGTGCTTGGGTGGTGTCGGGCATCAATGCCCGACCTACCGTTCTAATGAATTTCGTAAACGCTTACGCCGCAATTTCTGCCGGTACTGATGGGTGCGACTTCATAATCCTTGCCAGCTTCGGGTGTGAAGGTAATTGTATTTCCCGTGCAACCGTTTTCACCTAGGAAAAACAGGTATTTTTTCTCAATACAAAGCGCTTGTGGCGATAAAAATTCCCACCACAAGCGCTTATGGGTGGGAAATTTTATCATTTGCTTTCTGCCATTTCGCGCCGGACGCGGGGCCATCTTCCGGGCAAGCAGCCGCTGTGTATGGTTTGGCGGCCTGAATCGCACTTGCGGGTGCAAACGGCTTTGTATCAGGGT
The sequence above is a segment of the Neisseria dentiae genome. Coding sequences within it:
- a CDS encoding winged helix-turn-helix transcriptional regulator → MPKIPHESFTCAAGCTVEATLTLIGGKWKGVILYRLLTENVLRFNELRRLLPNITQRMLTNQLRELERDGLIARHVYAEVPPKVEYRLTDYGQTLALVIFALKAWGDAHVRQANTETRPA
- a CDS encoding DUF4194 domain-containing protein, which translates into the protein MNWDEHDEAAMPAEAQAPDAAPAPANTLFMGDSGELPLDTRRVLVQLLAGPSLDGSRYSKLWPILVRDEAVIRKRLAELFLELVIDKDVQVAFTRQADTGELEVPLLLRRAQLTFIDSILLLHLRQRLSQADSQGDRAVVSTEEITEFLSLYERAANTDHAGFVKRVHASIEKIKKHSILQKIRASEDRFEISPTLKLLFSAEEIQALTHLYQCMAAGEMPAQLVQTEDDEGADL
- a CDS encoding DUF3375 domain-containing protein, producing the protein MEVKADKAIAIYRRMRAQPLWRLLASTTGPTVIGLLQSHLYESERSLPASIFHERIARDLEELRARGEDFPQTAQAYVASWLTDGFLERRFPAGASEEEYELSTAAVEAIRFASGLAQPHSAATESRLTLVIDALARLAEDTDTDKSSRIDRLMAEQASIDKEIEAIHKGQMRVLHHETALERTREIITLADDLAGDFRRVRDQFEQLNRELRERILDNDGNRGEVLDSLFAGIDLISESEAGRTFSAFWRLLTDPEQTATLEQALDSVMSREFVGQLEAKERRFLLRLTRTLLEQGGMVHEVLQTFARSLKYFVQSSEYLEQRRLNHLLKDAQRAALALKDEVKATETLQYTLALTSSRLRSLSQWVLHDPSLQALPTQMAEGDALPIDLASVSELVAQSEIDFRTLKANVRAVLAHRSQASIADVLEQFPAAQGLGSIVGLLALGSRHGFKADHSETVTWVGGDDKRRSAKIPKIFFLQERINELG
- a CDS encoding zinc-binding alcohol dehydrogenase family protein → MKAVGFNHPLPITQTESLQDIELPVPEYGEQDLLVEVQAIAVNPADTKVRANATPPAGSWRILGWDAVGVVKAVGAQVKGFCTGDRVYYAGAIDRPGCYAQWQAVDARIAAHAPATLDDEAAATLPLTAITAWETLFERLCVGQAVAGAAPAIVIIGGAGGVGSIAIQLARALTDLVVIATASRPQSIEWVKQMGAHHVLDHRQALAPQIAALGLGAPAFVFSTTHTDRYLTDITDFIAAQGRIALIDDPQTLDIVPLKRKSLSVHWEFMFTRPLLQTADMARQQDILRQVAHLAEQGKIISTRTRSLGTINAANLRQAHALLESGQAIGKITLSGF
- a CDS encoding ATP-binding protein is translated as MNPNTQTAFLFTREQFRMAHLQVYNWGTFSGLHDIPISERGFLFVGRSGTGKSTLLDAFSALLTPPRWVDFNAAAREEDRSGRDRNLVTYIRGAWAEQKDGESGEIATRYLRTGTTWSALALTYQNALGQSVVLVQVFWLRGNANGSADVKRHYLVMQRAFDLRELEEFGQSNFDIRKLKQSFPDAFARDEFRPYGERFCRLLGIESEMALRLLHKTQSAKNLGDLNTFLRDFMLDKPDTFEVADRLVSEFGELNAAHQAVVTAREQVQTLAPAREQYQRRDSLMLQRNGREALRLGVDGYRETRRMALLEEYLAALEVQVLGAEGEARRCQSTLDNHSTTLRDLERQHREAGGDQIEQWEAEKSGLEGQRIERLRKRDQAEEACKKLGWNLPDSPQAFAELLGNARQEVENWEQHSNDSRAEQFRLDREKKDAESAFSQTVKEVEALRRQPSNIPADMLDMRRNIAAAIGVSESALPFVGELIEVKPDEAEWQGAIERVLHGFALSLLVDERQYAALANHINNTHLGQRLVYYRTGRPESWQAKPIGTNSLVLKLNVKKGAYADWLQAELRQRFDYACVDSIQSFRSADRAITREGQVKHNKTRHEKDDRRSVSDRRNWVLGFDNREKLALFQAQAQELADIIARLGREIGTLAAQDKNRQTRVMQCQTLVNLQWQEIDLLPLLDRIATIERQIREAREGNTTLLQLSAQIEKQKKRVEDAEQNLRQAIRKHDSIVEQIKTSNQKLASLRQDVSIVPLTPGQVSGLDERFAQQPDTVRLDNLDKVTISVERALNAEIEALHRDIGGCEKAIETCFADFKRQWPMDAGDTDTSLASAPDFFAKLERLEIDGLPAYEQRFFELLQNQSHQNLAALSTYLNDARKAILERMDLVNDSLGQVPFNQSANQRTYLHIDASDRQLADVKAFKQEIQQALSHAWTEDRAFAEARFLALQRLVDRLASQEPEQKRWRETVLDVRQHVEFIGREIDESGVEVEIYRSGAGKSGGQRQKLATTCLAAALRYQLGGNDHGVPMYAPVVLDEAFDKADNEFTALAMNIFTNFGFQMVVATPLKSVMTLEPFIGGACFVDISDRRVSGVLLIEYDDDHQRLKLPEHVREEVRVEAT